aaaaaaaaaagagcacacACATAATATATGTATAAGATGACACGTTGGCTTGGATCTGGCCCATGAGATCCTTTTTTAGAACAACATCCATCATGATGAGACCTTGGCCTTGGACAACAAAACCCACGGCATGCACAAGCATGATTATGCAGCAACGGATGCGATGCGGGCATCCCCACTGCAGAGACGGTCACATGCATCACTGCAGCGTTCCATGGTGATTTTCATCTCTTCATCCATAAATTCTGGAGCTACAATGGTATAGTATGTCTTAACAACAAGTCTTTTCAGTTTTCCAGAAAATAATTAAAAGTATCCTAGACGAATTTACCATTATTCATGGTGTCGCACATAGAAGACACACATCCCAAGTTGCAGTACTCAATGGCATCTGGTTCACCTGCTAAACAATAAATCAGCTAGTATGTAAATAAGTTCTTTTTCATGAGAAATAACAAACAAGGAAGATGGAAATagtgtgtttcctctttaccgGAGTTCGGGAGAAGGTCCAATTTAGGGAAGCCAGGTGGGCATTTAGTGCCTTTTATGATTTTACAGCGACATGTTGTGGCGCAGACTCGCTGGGAAAACCTCAGACGACATGCGTTGTAGCAGTTTCTTGCTAGGGTGCTCTTGCAGCAACTCTTGCCCTCTACTTCGAAGATTATCCCTAGGATCAGCACACACATGATTACACTCTTGAGACCCTTGCTTCCCATTTCTTTCTGGCTTTTGCAAAACTCAAAGAAATGGCTTTGGGGTATTGGCACTGCAGAGAAGAGAACCGCATGGATCCTATTTATAGGGAAAATAGATGATGATGTGTGGGTTGTTACAACTTACAACTCATGAATTTTTAAGTACATGATGCCTTGAAATGACGCTTACCAGATAAACTCAAGGCTTCGCCGGGGTTGGTACAAATCCACACCTGTCATTGACGTGGGTAAGAAATGTCTGGGTCACCATATCATCTATATATAGAcactaaaaaataaatattgcaaGCCAATTGGTATATATAGACACTAAAAAATAAGGAATTAGCAATCTTTTGTTCGTAAAAACATTACGATTATTTCATCGTAAAGAAATATCATTCTGACATAGTCATGGAGCGCTAAAACCCATGCAAGAAACTGCAGCTCAAGCGTCATCAATAATACCAGTGTGGGGGTCAGAAACTTGCAAAATGTAGCAATAATCGAGCTTTACAATTGACTTATTTTGTAGAAAGAATATAATGTTATCAACTATATCATATATAATAAAGGCTGGTTGGACGCATATAGAAGCTGTTTGTTTGTCAAGCGTATCTGTTTGTGAtagaagcttttttttttcacgAATGTGCCTTGAAATGTGTTTTGTTAAAAAGCTTAAGATGAAGAATGGCGCGACCATACAATGAAGCATTTTGAGCTAGCAGCTAGTAAAAAAAGATCATGAGGGTTCAAAGCCAAGTATTACATGAGAAAAGATTAGCAAGACGTATAAGAGCAAATCGCAAATCTATAAGTGATATAAACATGGATAACAGCTCAAGATGACTGATTCCCCGCCAAAATCCACGGCTGGCCCTCCTCTCTGATCCGCTAGAACAGCATGACTGGTATTTCAGCTACTCTATTGAATTCCCGCTGACTCTTCTCCTTACAATGAGCTCAGCTTCCAGACATATAGAAGGTGTTCCTTGGTCTATTCAGACAGTTCATCCATGTACGATGTGGGAAGAACTAATCTAAAGATATTTTCCTAAATGTTAAAAATAATCTTGTAGCTGAATATTCAAACTTACAAATACAAGTTTAATGTTTTTCATTGTATAATTATTTAGCCATTTACTGATTGTTCACATTTGATACTAGATGTCCATCATGTGGCGCTTGCCcattctcttctctctcttttttaatTATCCACTTGAGTTGTAATAAATACGGTTCTGGATCCAAAATATTAGctacacactactacaaaatcaTTTACCGAGGCAGGCAAAACCGCTTAACCAAGGCATTTTTTTGCAACCGCCTAGAATGCAAGGTCAGTAAATGACCTATTTATCGAGGCGGTTTGCTGCCCGCCTTGgttaataaaataaatataaaaaattgaaACCCATGAATAAGCCAAGCGAGCCCATCAGCAGGCCCACTGAGCCCATCcacgtgccgccgccgtcgcagtcGTCGCCCGCCACGAGGGGGGGGAGAGACGTGGTTGGTAGAGAGGACGAGGAGGTGAGTGGATTAGAGTTTGGTTCAGTTATATACTCTTTTCAGCAACCGAGCTCATATGGGTTTCTACTGGGCTTGATCTATTAACCAAGGTGGGCCTTTATAACTGGCCCGCCTCCCAAAATAAAAGTATTAATAGAAGCGGTCATTTTAATGGTGACCGCCTAGGTTAATTAATTTTGCGAGGCTGTTTCTTTAACCGTCTCGATTAATAAGAAATGATTGCCTTGGTTAATGCCTaccattaaccgaggtggttggAATTCTTGCCCGCCTCGGAGGTGTTTAAAAAAGTGTCATGGTAAATCATTTTTTTGTAGTTGTGACATACTCATAGGTTGGTAGTTTCATCTACAGTTGTCTTTATTGTTTTTATTTGCTGATATAGTGACGAATGAGATGAGTGCACATATAGCTAACTGCTAATGTGGtagaatctcaaaaaaaaaaatctaatgtgGTAGTGTACGTGAGGTCATTTACCTAATAAGAGCATTTCTTTATGATGTCCCTGATATCTTAAATAAAATCATTCTATTTATCTTGTTAACTATAAGCATTGCTGCATTATATTGGTCCATAGAGTTAATCAAGAGAACttcttttggttgccttaaaatATAATACATGACTTATCTACACTGAAGGGTAATTAAGATGGTGCATGGTTGCGATAGGCTACCTGTTCTTGACTTGATCTTACTGATCAGCAAATTGCAAaattttgtgaagagtagttaATATGGCTCCATCTCAGCCAATGGAAGAAAATGGACAAAATTTCATTGGAgactaaataaaaataaacatCACCCGCTGTCCTCAAACTTGTCACGGTGTGAACTTGTCAAATGCAGATTTGGCTCCCTAAAATTAGCTTCAAGTCTCATCCGAGTCTCCGAACTCGCAAATAGCATATTTAGCATCCtaaacttagttttgggtgtCATCTTAGTCTCCAAACATATAAATTGcacatttaaatttctaaaGTAGGTTTTGAGATATATGCCAtgtaaatttctaaaaataggTTTTGAGATATATGCCATGTACACATTCCTTCTTCCTATAGGCATCGCTGTTGTTCGCAGCAAAGTCTTAGAGCTCCTTCCTTACAATACTCCCTCCCGTTGTGTGTATGGGCGAGAGTTTTGCCCGACCTCATCATCTACAAAGTATTGCTAATTGCTTTGACACTTGCGAGTAAGTAGCGATGGTGATGGACACTTTCACACAATCACAGTGGTTTGATGTTGCCAACATGATGATGTTTTCATGAATAATTTGTTTGAAGAgatttttatgaaagttttcTCATTGGAAATCTAACAAATTCAACTTGTATTGTTATTTTATAAATACTAATGGTTAAATTAAATCATGCACCTATATAATATGCATCCAGAGTTAAATTTATAGggttaaatatttttatttagagACCAGGGTGACACTCGAAGCTAAGTTTAGGGAGCCAAATTTGCAATTTGCGAGTTCGGGGGATCGGAATGACCCCGTCGCTAAGTTTAGGGAGTCAAATCTGCATTTTATGAGTTCAGGGACCGGGTTGACACAATAtgacaagtttgaggaccgcTGGTGTACTTTACTCCTATATAAAATATCTATATTTAGACATAATTGTTGAGAGTAAGGCTGCAATAGGATCAGCTATGCCAAGTCAATGTTCTTTTTAATATGGCTGCTAAGAGGATGATCCATCTCATC
This sequence is a window from Panicum virgatum strain AP13 chromosome 7K, P.virgatum_v5, whole genome shotgun sequence. Protein-coding genes within it:
- the LOC120641066 gene encoding beta-hordothionin-like isoform X2 is translated as MGSKGLKSVIMCVLILGIIFEVEGKSCCKSTLARNCYNACRLRFSQRVCATTCRCKIIKGTKCPPGFPKLDLLPNSGEPDAIEYCNLGCVSSMCDTMNNEFMDEEMKITMERCSDACDRLCSGDARIASVAA
- the LOC120641066 gene encoding beta-hordothionin-like isoform X1, with the translated sequence MGSKGLKSVIMCVLILGIIFEVEGKSCCKSTLARNCYNACRLRFSQRVCATTCRCKIIKGTKCPPGFPKLDLLPNSGEPDAIEYCNLGCVSSMCDTMNNAPEFMDEEMKITMERCSDACDRLCSGDARIASVAA